One segment of Luteolibacter rhizosphaerae DNA contains the following:
- a CDS encoding sulfatase family protein, with protein MKLFGIILLSLVGLATGEERQRPNIVLLYADDWRHDTLGCAGNPVVKTPRLDALATEGLRFTHACVTTSICGVSRSSLLTGQWMSRHGNRGFDMFKTPWAETLPALLRKDGYWTAHVGKWHSGQLPKDEFDFSRVYGGKHWLKREDGSEIHVTRKNQEDALQSLRDRPKEKPFFLTLAFFATHAEDENPQQYLPQKESESLYADTVIPIPATANEAAFRKLPPFLQQAKNEGRVRWGWRFDKPEKYQTMMKNYYRMATEVDAVCGSVIDELKAQGIWENTLVIFTTDNGYFHGEHGLADKWYPYKESIRVPLIVKDARIPAARRGKTDDRFALNVDLAPTLLTAAGLSVPSSMQGSDLAKLYRGDASQEWRIGFYYEHPTITNKERIPSSEAWVMKEAKLIRWPEWDYEDFFDLKTDPNELTNLIKGPRSSTEIHRLRLMLEAGRNAAR; from the coding sequence ACTGGCGACACGACACCTTGGGCTGCGCGGGGAATCCCGTGGTGAAGACGCCGCGACTGGACGCCTTGGCCACGGAAGGACTGCGCTTCACCCATGCCTGCGTGACCACCTCGATCTGCGGGGTCAGCCGTTCCTCGCTCCTCACCGGCCAGTGGATGTCCCGACACGGCAACCGCGGCTTCGACATGTTCAAGACACCATGGGCGGAAACGCTGCCCGCACTCCTCCGCAAGGATGGCTACTGGACAGCCCATGTCGGCAAGTGGCACAGCGGACAGCTCCCGAAGGACGAGTTCGACTTCAGCCGCGTCTACGGCGGCAAGCATTGGCTGAAGCGCGAGGATGGATCGGAGATCCACGTCACCCGCAAGAACCAGGAAGATGCCCTCCAGTCCCTCCGTGACCGACCGAAGGAGAAGCCGTTCTTCCTCACCCTCGCCTTCTTCGCCACCCACGCGGAAGACGAGAATCCGCAACAGTATCTACCTCAAAAGGAGAGCGAATCGCTCTATGCGGACACTGTGATCCCCATTCCCGCGACAGCGAACGAAGCAGCCTTTCGCAAGCTCCCTCCCTTTCTCCAGCAAGCGAAGAACGAAGGTCGTGTCCGCTGGGGCTGGCGCTTCGATAAGCCGGAGAAATACCAGACCATGATGAAAAACTACTACCGCATGGCCACGGAGGTCGATGCGGTGTGCGGCAGCGTCATCGACGAACTGAAAGCCCAAGGCATCTGGGAAAATACCTTGGTCATCTTCACCACGGACAACGGTTACTTCCACGGCGAGCACGGCCTTGCCGACAAGTGGTATCCCTATAAGGAGAGCATCCGCGTGCCGCTGATCGTGAAGGATGCCCGCATACCCGCCGCGCGGCGCGGCAAGACGGACGATCGCTTCGCCTTGAACGTGGACCTCGCGCCAACCCTTCTTACCGCGGCAGGCCTTTCGGTCCCTTCAAGCATGCAGGGCAGCGATCTCGCCAAGCTCTACCGCGGCGATGCCTCGCAGGAATGGCGCATAGGTTTCTACTATGAACATCCGACCATTACCAACAAGGAGCGTATCCCCAGCTCCGAGGCATGGGTGATGAAGGAAGCGAAGCTCATCCGCTGGCCGGAATGGGATTACGAGGATTTCTTCGACCTGAAGACCGATCCGAACGAATTGACCAATCTTATTAAAGGACCCAGGAGCAGCACCGAAATCCACAGGCTGCGGCTCATGCTTGAAGCCGGACGCAATGCAGCCCGTTAA